A window from Actimicrobium sp. CCC2.4 encodes these proteins:
- a CDS encoding YitT family protein, translated as MSKLTIPPPGGHPHSLTEDVYALIIGLTFIVIGLLLLKTAGLVTGGIAGIALLASYVFPLPVGLIFTLVNIPFFVFAYFAMGWQFALKTIAVNLGVTCLMTLMPKALHIDFINPAFAALAGGTLCGMGILALARHGAGVGGTGVITLWLQKKRGINAGRSQIIIDVGILLVSTTVIAPDRLAWSALSAFSMSAMVIAWHRPGRYIGY; from the coding sequence ATGAGCAAGTTGACTATTCCGCCTCCGGGCGGACATCCGCACAGCCTGACAGAAGACGTCTACGCACTCATCATCGGCTTAACCTTCATCGTCATCGGTTTGCTGCTACTAAAAACCGCCGGCCTCGTCACCGGCGGCATCGCCGGCATCGCGCTACTGGCTTCCTACGTCTTTCCGCTTCCCGTCGGACTTATTTTTACCTTGGTCAATATCCCGTTCTTCGTCTTTGCCTATTTTGCAATGGGATGGCAATTTGCCCTGAAGACGATTGCGGTCAATCTCGGCGTTACCTGCCTGATGACGCTGATGCCTAAAGCTCTGCACATCGATTTCATCAATCCGGCCTTCGCGGCTTTGGCCGGAGGCACTCTGTGCGGAATGGGTATTCTCGCCCTCGCCCGCCATGGTGCCGGCGTCGGTGGCACCGGTGTCATCACGCTGTGGCTGCAAAAAAAGCGCGGCATCAATGCCGGCCGCAGCCAGATCATCATTGACGTCGGCATCTTGCTGGTCTCGACGACGGTGATCGCACCGGACCGGCTGGCGTGGTCGGCGCTGAGCGCATTTTCGATGAGTGCAATGGTGATCGCCTGGCATCGCCCGGGCCGTTATATCGGGTATTGA
- a CDS encoding mandelate racemase/muconate lactonizing enzyme family protein — protein sequence MKIVDIREKTIPISSPIRNAYIDFSKMTLSLVAVVTDVIRDGKPVIGYGFNSNGRYGQGKLMRERFIPRLLEADPLSLVDDSGSNLDPHKIWNCMFTNEKPGGHGERSVAIGTIDMAVWDAVAKIAGQPLFQLLADRYGNGTPDRNIFVYAAGGYYYPGQSHDQLKDEMRSYIDRGYTVVKKKIGGATLDEDLRRIDSVLSVLQDGQKLAVDANGRFDLDTAIAYAKALSQYDLFWYEEAGDPLDFELQATLRNYYANPMATGENLFSMQDARNLIRYGGMRADRDWLQFDCALSYGLVEYLRTLDMLREHGWSAKRCIPHGGHQMSLNIAAGLGLGGNESYPDLFQPYGGFPDGVKVENGHIFLPELPGLGFEGKADLYREMVKLTQ from the coding sequence ATGAAAATCGTCGACATCCGCGAAAAAACCATCCCGATCAGCTCCCCGATCCGCAATGCCTATATCGACTTCAGCAAGATGACGTTGAGCCTGGTGGCGGTCGTCACCGATGTCATCCGCGACGGTAAACCGGTGATCGGCTACGGTTTTAATTCGAACGGGCGCTACGGACAGGGCAAGCTGATGCGCGAACGGTTTATTCCGCGCTTGCTGGAAGCCGATCCGCTCAGTCTGGTCGATGACAGCGGTAGCAACCTTGATCCGCACAAAATCTGGAACTGCATGTTCACCAACGAAAAGCCGGGCGGCCATGGCGAGCGTTCGGTGGCGATCGGAACCATCGACATGGCGGTCTGGGATGCCGTGGCCAAGATCGCCGGCCAGCCCTTGTTCCAGTTGCTGGCCGACCGGTACGGCAACGGCACGCCGGACCGGAATATTTTTGTTTATGCGGCGGGTGGTTATTACTATCCGGGCCAGAGTCACGACCAGCTCAAGGACGAGATGCGCAGCTACATCGACCGCGGCTACACGGTTGTCAAGAAGAAGATCGGCGGTGCCACGCTGGATGAGGATTTGCGCCGCATCGATTCGGTCCTGAGCGTGCTGCAGGATGGTCAGAAGCTGGCGGTCGACGCGAACGGGCGGTTTGATCTTGATACCGCGATTGCCTATGCGAAGGCACTGTCGCAGTACGACCTGTTCTGGTATGAAGAAGCCGGTGACCCGCTCGACTTCGAATTGCAGGCGACGCTACGCAACTATTATGCAAACCCGATGGCGACCGGCGAGAATCTGTTCTCGATGCAGGATGCGCGCAACCTGATCCGCTACGGCGGCATGCGTGCCGACCGTGACTGGCTGCAGTTCGATTGCGCGCTGAGCTACGGGCTGGTCGAGTACCTGCGCACGCTGGACATGCTGCGAGAGCACGGCTGGTCTGCCAAACGATGCATCCCGCATGGCGGGCATCAGATGTCGCTTAACATTGCCGCCGGCCTGGGGCTGGGTGGCAATGAATCTTATCCTGATCTGTTTCAGCCGTATGGCGGTTTTCCGGATGGCGTGAAGGTCGAGAACGGCCACATCTTCCTGCCGGAACTGCCGGGGCTGGGTTTCGAAGGCAAGGCGGATTTGTATCGGGAGATGGTCAAGCTGACGCAATAG
- the acs gene encoding acetate--CoA ligase: MAGIETLKQETRIFNPSDAFKEAATISGMEAYNAMCADAEQDYEGFWASLARENLSWKKPFTTTLDESDAPFYKWFEDGLLNVSYNCLDRNLENGNADKHAVIFEADGGAVTKITYRELHQQVCKFANGLKSLGIKKSDRVVIYMPMSVEGIVAMQACARIGATHSVVFGGFSAKSLQERIIDAGAVAVITADQQVRGGKNLPLKAIVDEALALGGCEAVRNVIVYQRTNADVAMTAGRDLVMSTLVAAQSDVCEPEWVSAEHPLFILYTSGSTGTPKGVQHSSGGYLLWAMLTMKWTFDIKPDDVFWCTADIGWVTGHTYIAYGPLAVGATEIVFEGIPTFPNAGRFWDMIARHKATIFYTAPTAIRSLIKAADADEKIHPDRYDLSSLRLLGSVGEPINPEAWMWYYKNIGRENCPIVDTFWQTETGGHMITPLPGATPMVPGSCTLPLPGITAAIVDETGTDLPNGQGGILVVKRPWPSMIRTIWNDPERFKKSYFPEELGGKTYLAGDGAVRNAETGYFTITGRIDDVLNVSGHRMGTMEIESALVAHPLVAEAAVVGKPDDTTGESICAFVVLKRSRPTGDEAKQIAKELRDWVAKEIGPIAKPKEIRFGDNLPKTRSGKIMRRLLRLLAKGEEITQDISTLENPAILDQLKDAQ; this comes from the coding sequence ATGGCTGGCATCGAGACACTCAAGCAGGAAACCCGCATCTTCAATCCCTCCGACGCATTCAAGGAAGCCGCTACCATTTCCGGCATGGAGGCCTACAACGCGATGTGCGCCGACGCCGAACAGGACTATGAAGGTTTCTGGGCCAGCCTGGCCCGCGAAAACCTGTCCTGGAAAAAGCCGTTCACCACGACGCTGGATGAATCCGATGCGCCGTTTTACAAATGGTTTGAAGACGGCTTGCTTAATGTCAGCTACAACTGCCTGGACCGCAACCTCGAGAACGGCAACGCCGACAAGCATGCGGTGATCTTCGAAGCCGATGGCGGTGCCGTCACCAAAATTACTTACCGCGAACTGCATCAGCAAGTCTGCAAATTCGCCAACGGCCTGAAATCACTCGGCATCAAGAAGAGCGACCGCGTCGTGATCTATATGCCGATGTCAGTCGAAGGCATCGTTGCGATGCAAGCCTGCGCCCGCATCGGCGCGACGCACTCGGTGGTCTTCGGCGGCTTCAGCGCCAAGTCACTGCAGGAACGCATCATCGATGCCGGTGCCGTCGCCGTCATCACCGCCGACCAGCAAGTCCGTGGCGGCAAGAACCTGCCACTGAAAGCCATCGTCGATGAAGCGCTGGCGCTCGGCGGTTGCGAAGCCGTTCGCAATGTCATCGTCTATCAGCGCACCAACGCCGACGTCGCCATGACCGCCGGTCGCGACCTCGTCATGAGCACGCTCGTTGCCGCGCAATCCGATGTCTGCGAACCGGAATGGGTCAGCGCCGAACATCCGCTGTTCATCCTCTACACCTCCGGTTCGACCGGTACGCCAAAAGGCGTCCAGCACTCGTCGGGTGGCTATTTGCTGTGGGCCATGTTGACCATGAAGTGGACCTTCGACATCAAGCCCGACGATGTTTTCTGGTGCACCGCCGACATCGGCTGGGTCACGGGTCACACCTATATCGCTTACGGTCCGCTGGCTGTCGGCGCAACCGAAATCGTCTTCGAAGGCATCCCGACCTTCCCGAACGCCGGCCGTTTCTGGGACATGATCGCGCGTCACAAGGCGACCATTTTCTACACCGCGCCCACCGCAATCCGCTCGCTGATCAAGGCCGCTGACGCCGACGAAAAAATCCACCCGGATCGCTACGACCTGTCCAGCCTGCGCCTGCTCGGTTCGGTCGGCGAGCCGATCAATCCGGAAGCCTGGATGTGGTACTACAAAAACATCGGCCGCGAGAACTGCCCGATCGTCGATACGTTCTGGCAGACCGAAACCGGCGGCCACATGATCACACCGCTGCCGGGCGCGACACCAATGGTGCCGGGTTCCTGCACCCTGCCGCTGCCGGGCATCACCGCCGCCATCGTTGATGAAACCGGTACCGACTTGCCGAACGGGCAGGGCGGTATCCTGGTCGTCAAGCGTCCGTGGCCATCGATGATCCGCACGATCTGGAACGATCCCGAGCGCTTCAAGAAAAGCTATTTCCCGGAAGAGCTGGGCGGCAAAACTTACCTGGCCGGCGACGGCGCAGTCCGCAATGCCGAGACCGGTTATTTCACCATCACCGGTCGCATCGACGATGTGCTCAACGTGTCCGGTCATCGGATGGGCACGATGGAAATCGAATCCGCGCTGGTGGCGCATCCGCTGGTGGCTGAAGCCGCCGTGGTCGGCAAGCCTGACGACACGACGGGCGAATCGATTTGCGCTTTCGTCGTACTCAAGCGTTCGCGCCCGACCGGCGACGAAGCCAAGCAGATCGCCAAGGAACTGCGTGACTGGGTCGCCAAAGAAATCGGTCCTATCGCCAAACCAAAGGAAATCCGTTTCGGCGATAACCTGCCGAAGACCCGTTCCGGCAAGATCATGCGCCGTCTCTTGCGCTTGCTGGCCAAGGGCGAAGAAATCACGCAAGACATCTCGACACTGGAAAATCCGGCCATCCTGGACCAGCTCAAGGACGCGCAGTAA
- a CDS encoding DUF2442 domain-containing protein, which produces MAITDTDFAAANQRGAAKKAAFPEALNVRYDKRAARVVITLASGLQIAFFPRDVQGLEKAHPEELADAVISPSGLGVHFPQLDVDLDIPALLEGFLGSKRWMAAQIGRAGGKTSSEAKAVAARKNGQRGGRPKKVSGLLPI; this is translated from the coding sequence ATGGCAATTACTGATACCGATTTTGCCGCCGCGAACCAGCGCGGCGCAGCTAAAAAAGCGGCCTTCCCGGAAGCACTTAACGTGCGGTACGACAAGCGCGCAGCCCGCGTCGTAATCACGCTTGCCTCCGGACTGCAAATTGCATTTTTCCCGCGTGATGTACAAGGATTGGAGAAGGCGCACCCAGAGGAGTTGGCCGATGCGGTCATCAGTCCGTCCGGTCTGGGAGTGCATTTCCCCCAGCTGGATGTCGACCTCGATATCCCGGCGCTGCTGGAAGGATTCCTTGGATCAAAGCGCTGGATGGCTGCACAAATCGGCAGAGCCGGTGGCAAAACATCGAGCGAAGCCAAAGCCGTCGCGGCCCGCAAAAACGGCCAACGCGGCGGGCGACCAAAAAAGGTATCCGGGCTACTACCTATCTAG
- a CDS encoding dihydrofolate reductase family protein, with protein sequence MKPYVICHMMSSLDGHALTDGWDRAFKKNAGTLYETLAKQFKFDAWICGRVTMQEIAHGDGYPAGLATKPIPRTHHFADKNATCYAVAIDPHGKVEWKSNQALDSHVIAVVTEAVADDYLAYLQSIKVSYLFGGKTDIDLAKVVALLADELGTKRLIVEGGPHVSGSFVNAGLVDEVSVLVLPLIDGRGDHPASFEVSKETWTNPAYLTLTSAEIQEGGSVWLRYIKQ encoded by the coding sequence ATGAAGCCTTATGTCATTTGTCACATGATGTCGTCACTCGATGGCCACGCCCTCACGGACGGCTGGGACCGTGCCTTCAAAAAGAACGCCGGCACACTTTACGAAACGCTCGCCAAGCAATTCAAGTTCGACGCCTGGATCTGCGGCCGCGTCACGATGCAGGAAATCGCTCACGGCGACGGCTATCCGGCAGGCCTTGCCACCAAGCCTATCCCGCGCACTCATCACTTTGCCGACAAAAATGCCACCTGCTACGCAGTGGCCATTGATCCGCACGGCAAGGTCGAATGGAAAAGCAACCAGGCACTCGACTCCCATGTCATCGCCGTAGTCACCGAAGCAGTTGCCGATGATTACCTCGCCTACCTGCAATCGATCAAGGTGTCGTACCTCTTTGGCGGCAAGACCGACATCGACCTCGCCAAAGTCGTGGCCCTCCTCGCCGACGAACTCGGCACCAAGCGCCTGATCGTCGAAGGCGGCCCGCACGTCAGCGGATCCTTCGTCAATGCCGGACTGGTCGACGAAGTCAGTGTCCTCGTCTTGCCGCTGATCGACGGCCGTGGCGATCATCCGGCCTCGTTCGAAGTCAGCAAGGAAACCTGGACCAACCCGGCCTACCTGACCCTGACCTCGGCAGAAATCCAGGAGGGCGGCAGCGTCTGGCTGCGCTACATAAAACAATAA
- a CDS encoding 3'-5' exonuclease: MYIQPVVMMDFETTGMSPALGDRVTEVAALRIVGGVVVDRFVSLINCDVRISPFISQLTGITQAMVDRAPPVEQVMPELVRFIGSDALAAHNVSFDEKFLLAESARLGIVPAHAGVICSVKLSRRVFPGLRSYALGSLASSLGIRFKGTAHRAEADAEVASALMLSIAAHLGERYGIREVDPRFLQQINRLTAAKVPAFLQRPPATDNALVNGPVRKNKSGVK; this comes from the coding sequence ATGTATATCCAACCCGTCGTCATGATGGACTTCGAAACCACCGGCATGAGTCCCGCACTGGGCGACCGCGTCACCGAAGTCGCCGCGCTGCGCATCGTCGGCGGCGTCGTGGTCGATCGCTTTGTCTCGCTGATCAATTGCGATGTCCGGATCTCGCCCTTCATCAGCCAGCTCACCGGTATCACGCAAGCGATGGTCGATCGAGCACCGCCTGTGGAGCAGGTCATGCCGGAGCTGGTGCGCTTCATCGGCAGCGATGCGCTGGCCGCCCACAACGTCAGTTTCGATGAAAAATTTCTGCTGGCCGAGAGCGCCCGTCTTGGCATCGTGCCAGCTCACGCCGGTGTCATCTGTTCGGTCAAGTTATCCCGGCGCGTCTTCCCCGGATTGCGCAGCTATGCACTGGGTTCGCTGGCAAGCTCGCTGGGCATCCGCTTCAAAGGCACGGCCCACCGCGCCGAAGCCGATGCCGAAGTCGCTTCTGCTCTCATGCTATCTATTGCCGCCCATCTGGGCGAGCGCTACGGTATCCGCGAAGTCGATCCACGATTCCTGCAACAGATCAACCGGCTCACCGCTGCGAAAGTGCCGGCATTCCTGCAACGGCCACCGGCAACCGACAACGCATTAGTCAACGGCCCCGTTCGCAAGAACAAATCCGGCGTCAAGTGA
- a CDS encoding branched-chain amino acid aminotransferase gives MTNTEWLFTQETHPRLATTAEVTALLANPGFGRVFTDHMVTVRWNEAKGWHDAMVESRKPFLLDPACAALHYAQQIFEGMKAYRGADGDILMFRPLENAHRFQRSAARMAMTPVPDSLFLAAVEALVKIDKHWVPEGDGSLYLRPFMFGSETFLGVRPSLEYIFCVIASPVGPYFKNGDSAVTVWVSDEYTRAAPGGTGAAKCGGNYAASLLAQSQATANGCDQVVFLDAVEHRWVEELGGMNVFFCMADGTLVTPPLSGTILPGITRSSVIDLARREGMTVEERPYSFDQWCADIASGQLREVFACGTAAVIAGVGRIRHVGGELVIADGAVGPVTTRIRDLLTGIQRGRLEDTESWVHHLT, from the coding sequence ATGACGAATACAGAATGGCTGTTCACTCAGGAAACCCATCCGCGCCTAGCTACCACTGCGGAAGTTACCGCCCTGCTGGCCAACCCCGGCTTCGGCCGCGTCTTCACTGACCATATGGTCACCGTGCGCTGGAACGAAGCAAAGGGCTGGCACGATGCGATGGTCGAGTCCAGAAAGCCGTTTTTGCTTGATCCGGCGTGTGCCGCCCTTCACTACGCACAACAGATTTTTGAAGGCATGAAAGCCTACCGTGGTGCCGACGGCGACATACTGATGTTCCGTCCACTAGAAAATGCACATCGATTCCAGCGCTCCGCTGCGCGCATGGCAATGACGCCCGTACCGGACAGCCTGTTCCTGGCTGCCGTCGAAGCCTTGGTCAAGATTGACAAGCACTGGGTACCGGAAGGAGACGGGAGCTTGTATTTGCGTCCGTTCATGTTTGGCTCGGAAACCTTTCTTGGCGTGCGCCCATCACTCGAATATATTTTCTGCGTAATCGCCTCACCCGTTGGTCCCTACTTCAAAAATGGCGACTCTGCCGTCACCGTCTGGGTATCCGATGAATATACCCGCGCGGCACCAGGCGGCACTGGCGCAGCTAAGTGCGGCGGCAACTATGCAGCTAGTTTGCTGGCGCAGTCCCAGGCCACGGCCAACGGTTGCGATCAGGTAGTGTTCCTTGATGCAGTCGAACATCGCTGGGTCGAGGAACTGGGTGGCATGAATGTCTTTTTCTGCATGGCAGACGGCACGCTCGTTACCCCGCCATTAAGCGGCACGATCCTGCCCGGGATCACGCGTAGTTCGGTAATCGATCTGGCACGGCGCGAAGGTATGACAGTGGAAGAACGTCCATACAGCTTCGATCAGTGGTGCGCCGATATCGCTAGCGGCCAATTGCGTGAAGTTTTCGCTTGTGGCACGGCAGCGGTAATTGCCGGAGTCGGCCGGATTCGCCATGTAGGCGGCGAACTCGTTATCGCAGACGGTGCCGTCGGCCCCGTGACGACACGCATCCGCGATCTGCTAACCGGCATACAACGCGGTCGCCTTGAAGATACCGAGTCATGGGTGCATCACCTGACGTGA
- a CDS encoding DUF4160 domain-containing protein, which translates to MFGLRVVIYPNDHRPAHVHIQEKGCEVVFNLHCPQGLPELRENYGFSQKELGKIADELSANLAALCAAWR; encoded by the coding sequence ATGTTTGGTTTACGCGTGGTCATCTACCCCAACGACCATCGCCCCGCCCATGTGCATATTCAGGAAAAGGGCTGCGAGGTAGTATTCAACCTGCATTGCCCGCAAGGGCTTCCGGAATTGCGCGAAAACTACGGATTTTCGCAAAAAGAACTGGGGAAAATCGCTGACGAACTGTCGGCAAACCTGGCGGCGCTATGCGCCGCATGGAGATAA